Below is a genomic region from Miscanthus floridulus cultivar M001 chromosome 1, ASM1932011v1, whole genome shotgun sequence.
CTGGAACCCCGTATTTCTTTCTACTCCCTTTCCTACTCTAATCTCCGTACTCTAATCTCCGTTCGGTTAACACAAATAGAAAAGAAATCGGCATACTGGAGAGGACACGGGTGAGAGCGAGACCGGACCAGATTTGGGAAAAAAATAATACGAATAGAACCCGGACTGGAATAGGAAAAATATATACAAGCATACGGAGTGGAAAAAGAGGCCGAAAAAATTATGGTAGAAATTTTACTtctttattattagatatagatatagacatGAATTATAACGTTCCTAATGTACCACGTCCTGAGTCTTAACAGTTTCACCAACCCCTCCTTGGCCAGATACGCAGGCACTGTTGCTGTCCACGTTCCTAGGACCCATGCTTCCATGCTAGGGAGAGCGACACTGTTGTTGCCACCCTCATCCTTCCATCCTGGTGGCGTGACTAGCTACAGACTCGTAGCAGGATCCACTGCTGCGTGTTTCTTTGCAAAACAAGCATGGGTCTTGGGTCCAAAACAAGCATCACCTAGCAGCCTAGGGTCATTCTCACTGGCTTCACCTAAAAAGCTAGAAAAAACTAGAAAAAAAGTGACGTTTAGGTAGTttcatccatatatatatatatatatatatatatatatatatatatataagagctTCTCTTTGACATTCTCACGAAACTGTGTTAGCATTTGGCAGGGGCTCAACCAAGAGGCCACAACTGAAGCCCCACAGAATTTTAGGCTTCCAAGAGGCAGTTTTAAGATGTGCACTCACAGCGGCCAGCGGGGCAGGGCAACCAAGACACCTTCTGGCTTCTGCTCAAGCAGAATTCAATCCTTGTGACCCCTTATCAGCTCAAGCAGAAATACACTATAAATATAATCTCATGCATTATCAACAGATAACGTTCATAGACAAAGTCGCAAAAATCTTCTTGCGTGCAACTGTATAATTAATCTCTGGGCAAAGTAGTGAGTAAGTATTGTCTCGTACCTACATTTTTTAAAACGAACGTTTACCTACACAATGTCTTGGCAAATCGCCAACGTTTCACTTAACGCTCTGATTACTATATATGCACAGCAAAAATCGAGGATGTCCCTGATCGTCAATGGGTCTTTAGCCTGTACGTATGAAGTATGAACAAAATCTATTAACCGACAAAACAGCATCAGGGGATCGCATCAGGGAAAGAGGCTGGCATCCAGTATAGCTAATTAGCCATGGTTCTGTACCTATCAGCTGTTCTGTTCTTCACTGCCAACCCAATACTCTTTCACTGAAATCAGAATCTTCTCGGGAACATGCGGGCCATCCTCATGATCAAGTAACTTGGACTTCCACCGCATTCCTGCCACCATACTTCTAACCTTGTTCAGTACATCAGCACTGTCCCGCAGTATGACTGCACCCTCTGGCCGTAAAATCCTATCCATCTCCAGAAGAATGTCTTCTGCGTCACACCTACCGATTTTGACATAAACATATTAACAGAAGATACGATTTGCCTTTGCATTACCAACACAGGAGAAAGAACAGAGAACGCTTACTTGTTCTGATATAAACTGAAGATGCCATTGCCATGTATCAGGTCGTATGTCCTAGGGTATGTTGAGAAGCCTTCACACCTGCCAATAGTGCAACATCGCAGAAAACACAAGATCAGTTCCCACACATCAGCATCTCATTTGACAGTGAATGCCAGAAGCATAAGACTCACCAATCATGGTATATACCAATCAGACCTCGCTCATAGATGATACCGAGAGTATTCCTTTCTGATATAGAGGGCACAACGTTCATTACCCAGGACCTGGGAGAATGAAGAGTTGCAGCAAAACTTCCGAGGCCTGCATTCATGTCCATAATATTCCTGTACCTTGAAGAACCTATCAGCTTGTTCACCCTCTTATAAGTATTGACATGCTTCTTCCACAACTTATTATCATCCTCATAGACTTCTTCTGTGATGCCTGGGATCTGACCCTCCAGAATTCTGGGAGGAATGGCAGATAGTCTCTCTGGAAACTTCTTCAGCTGTGCTGCCTCTACCGGAGGTGTTACACAAGATTCCATTTTCTTATACCTAAATTATAAGCCAAAAATAAACACAAATTAAAACTGATGTAATTGGAAGATAAAAACAGAGCAGATTGCCCAAGCTACAAGTGATTGACAGAAAAGAAGCACATGTTTCTTCCATTGTGAATCAGTAGTAATTTCTGCAATCACTATCTCCAACTTACCCTACCCTACATAAGGCAATCAATTCTTGATCCTATATTTTTCCAGTGTGTAAAACATAACtgttatatatatgaattttctTATGAGGATTTTGTAGTGAATGATTATGGTTTATTCAAGTTCACATGGAAATAGGAACTAGAAAATAAACCTTGAGTTATAACTTTGTATAAACATAAGACATACCAGACATCATCTGCATCTTGAACTTTGCACatcttgctagcatgaccatccTTTTGATGACATGAATATGAATTCCCTTGTTTCTGCCAAATAGCAATATCATCCTTCTCATAGATTTTATCCCAGCAAAGCATTTCAGCAATGTTTTCAATTCTATGTTGATCTTCCTCTGCATCTTGTTTAGACCTTTTCCATGATTGGTAGTATTTCTTCCAATTGATGGGAGGTCCAGAAAGTATCCAATAACCCCCAGGCCTCAGAACCCGATCTACTTCCATCATGTACATACCACCTGCATGAAGAAAAATAATATAGCTCATTAGTCATTGCATATTTACATATATAAAGGTAAAAGGTTGGCTCAGGTATTGGAATCTTGTGAATAGTTTTTACTGCTCACCATTTGACTCCCATGGGATTAAACAGCGTGAGCAATGAGCCATATCAAAAGATCTAGAGGGGTATGGGAGCTTTATAGTTCCAAGTACTCCAATTACTGCAGGGACACCTCGCTCCAAAGCAAATTGAACCTGAGCTTCGTGTGAATCTCTGGGTGCAAATGACATGGCTAATACATTTCTGTCCATTAGGTAAGCTCCGAAGCTTGCAACCTGTACGTGGTCAGAAATGTTACTCCCAGCTATGGAGGGGATCAAGTAATTAAGGTTAGTTTACAAGAAAATGAAGATAAGTCTTACTAAGAAGGCCAACATATAAATGCCTTGGAACTATAAACTATGAAGTATATAAGACACATCTTAAAGGAAGTAAAATATAACAAGATCTGGTGAGAGAGCATACCCCACATCCAGTATCAAGTGCAGTTCTGATGGTGCCATCAGCGAGTGGGATGATGGATGCAAGTTCATCAAGGTAAGCATTCGCTCCATTGGGAAACATCGTTCCTCCTCCTGGAAATTTGAACACATCTCCCTGATATTGGATCCAATTCTGAACAGCTTTCTCAACTGTCAGACTCTTATAAGGAGCATTTGCAAATGGAACATAGTCACGGCTCTTGGGCCAAGAGAAAGGGGTGACATATCCTTTTGGTGCTGGGATTAGACAATGCTGTTTCTCATTCTCTACAGGACAATGCCTTTCTCTGTATGTCATATTTTCTCTAGGAAAGGCCATTGCTCGGTTCTGGTCTTGACAAGGAGTATAGTCACTGTATCGGATGTGGCATGGCTCAATCATTTTATTGGACATGATTAATGGATTAGCGCCACTTATGGTATGATGGGTCTCGAAGTGCAAATTTGGCAAGATTGTACAGTCAGTTTCTTGGTTAACCCTCAGAGCTATACTATCACCCCTTCCTGTCCCACTTTTCTGCCAAGCACCTAGTATGTAAAAGAAGCAGGATAAACCCATCACAATTACTATTATCATTGTGCTCCGCGTTCTACGGTCACCTGGATTCATTCTTGAGCCCCTCATGAATCTGAAATAATCACGAAAAATCGTTAAGCATCACTTTGAATGAATTGGATCATTTGCAGTACACAGTGATCTTATGAACAAGGTATCCACATAATAAGCTGGATGTTGAAAACATAAACAACAGATTAATCAAATGGAACATGGACTAACTAAGATCTGAATTTTAGGTGAAGGATAATTCCGTTGGCTTTGATCTTGTTCCAACAGATTGGAGCTCATAGCAAATTATTGAATTAGAATATTAGTGCCAGATGCGGAGTTTCTCATGAATCTGAAATTACCGCAAGAAAGTGATTAGTTATTCACTTCAAATAGCGCACCATGGCATACGACTATCTTCTCAACAGGATATCAGCATCTAATGAACTAGACTTCTAAAACACAACTGAGAGATCACTGAAATGGAACATGAACTAAGTACTGGATTTGGTTTATAAGTGAGGGTGATCCCTTTGACTTTGTTCATGTTCCAACAGAATGGATAAACTAGATTAATAAACTAGTGAACTAGATTATCATACTATTGAGTATTGAATGAACATTATCAGGTGGCAATTTGAGATTCTGATCCTCATGTATGCTAAAGTTCCAATAGGAAAACTTCCTGGGGTGAAGACAAATGATAAACTACCGACAGTCCTCTGACTACCGAGACAGCGCATCAGTCCTGAGAACAAGTTTATTGGCACTCAGCCATGTGCATCAACCTCAATCATGTGATTATGCCTAACCATTTCAGATCCCTAACTGATTTGTTTAGTCTGAAGCTAGCAGTCCAGTCCATCCTGGAGGTCTTGGCATAGCATGAAGCTATGAGCAAATCTACAGTCCATGAAATTATAATTGGAGGTAAACAAGCACAGATTGCCAATAATTGTTCGTCTTGTGATCGATCCCAACACGATCCCAGGTGGAACGGCAACAgcggagcagcagcagttgctccTGAACTACACCGAGGCTTGAGCGACTACGCTAGGCTACCATTACGATCCCCAACCTCACGCAACGCGAACGGCGTCGTGATTCCACGACTCCCCAGCGGCGGATCAAAGCAACAACGTAATCAAAACAAGGCGAATCGCAGAAACAACGACTGAGCTAGCTAGGACCCACCGCCGAGGCCCAAGGCAACCGAAGAGCGAAACGAACCGGATCGAATTCAAACGGGAGCGGCGCAGAAGGAGGAAGCAAACCTCTCTATCTCTTCAGGGGGACGGCGGGGGCCGGTTCAGCGGAGCGGGGACAGCTTCGAgctcgccgcggcggcggcgggggcagcTTCGAGTTCgcctcggcggcggtggcggtgacgGCTTCAAGCTCGCAGCCGCTGCGCCGGACGAAGAGGGCGTGGGGTTGAGCTGGGTTCGGAATTTGGTTGGGGTTGGTCGCTGCCGGCGCTGCGGCTTTGACTTTTTAATCGCGCGCTGCTACTGCAGCAGCGCAGCGCATCGTCATGGAATGGAGCGAGAGCTAGTCGTCGAGACAAGGCCAAACGAGGAGGGTGCCTCGTCCGGGTCGTCCCGTCGCGGCCGCCGGCCGGCCCTTGGAATCGGGTCTTGCCGGTCACTTGTTCACGCGTCTCTGGTCGGTTTGGGCCTGGTTTAGTCGGCGaaagggtactgtagcactttcgttgttatttggtaattagtgttcaatcatagtctaattaggcttaaaagatttgtctcgtgaatttcgtctaaactatgtaattagttttattttttatttatatttaatgcttcgtgcatgcgtccaaagattcgatgtgatggagaatcttgaaaaattttgcaaaatgaaagagaactaaacactaccttgGTTGAGTCGTGGACTTTGAAAACCTGTTGTGAGTTATAAAAAAGATAACAAAAAATTTAGGCTAGCGCTCGAGGCCCGAGTACGGACGTAGCTACCGTGCTCCATGCCCGCATCTCCACGCTCCGTcctgtttccaaccaaggtcagCATCCTGAATTGCGGCCCGTGTCCGTCTCGTGCACCGCACGGCAGAACCGCAGCCCGCACCCATCCCGCATCCGCACGGTGAAAACGTGCCCCGAGTCCGCATGGCGGCAACACGCCCCGCGCCCACCTGCCCTGCTTGTGGATGCGCGCAGTGGAGGTGTGCATGCCTAAGGCGTCGGCACCTGGACCATGGCGGTGCACCAGTAGCAGCAAGCAGACAGTAGCCTGCAACACaagatctatttttgaaacattcagattaaacatttacaacatatatataaaaacaggtgaaacacttgaaacatctaTTTGAAAACATGCGAGTACAGCCATTGCAATATGTACCAGATCAACTTttaaaacatctagatgaaacatttgaaacaaacgTCCATTGTAATATGTGCAACACTAGATCAACTTTtaaaacatctagataaaacatttgaaacaaacgtctgaaacacctgaaacacttgaaacatattgtCAGAGATATAGGCCAGGGGTACCTGCACCGCCCGTATATATGACCATCGCCTAGCTATTGGCCCAGCAGCCATCAAGGAGGAGCCCCACAAGGGCTGACGCAATCGACTAaagtggagatcaaggcaaatcaAGGCAGGCTTATCTagacgatagctaggatcaatctgttgtaacaaactaggaaaatAATCTGTTAGCCCGATCGTCCTCTCTATAACCCTACTTCTTCTgcatatataaaggagggtagggaccttggGCTCGGGATCCAATCTTCCA
It encodes:
- the LOC136492593 gene encoding probable methyltransferase PMT2 isoform X1, giving the protein MRGSRMNPGDRRTRSTMIIVIVMGLSCFFYILGAWQKSGTGRGDSIALRVNQETDCTILPNLHFETHHTISGANPLIMSNKMIEPCHIRYSDYTPCQDQNRAMAFPRENMTYRERHCPVENEKQHCLIPAPKGYVTPFSWPKSRDYVPFANAPYKSLTVEKAVQNWIQYQGDVFKFPGGGTMFPNGANAYLDELASIIPLADGTIRTALDTGCGVASFGAYLMDRNVLAMSFAPRDSHEAQVQFALERGVPAVIGVLGTIKLPYPSRSFDMAHCSRCLIPWESNGGMYMMEVDRVLRPGGYWILSGPPINWKKYYQSWKRSKQDAEEDQHRIENIAEMLCWDKIYEKDDIAIWQKQGNSYSCHQKDGHASKMCKVQDADDVWYKKMESCVTPPVEAAQLKKFPERLSAIPPRILEGQIPGITEEVYEDDNKLWKKHVNTYKRVNKLIGSSRYRNIMDMNAGLGSFAATLHSPRSWVMNVVPSISERNTLGIIYERGLIGIYHDWCEGFSTYPRTYDLIHGNGIFSLYQNKCDAEDILLEMDRILRPEGAVILRDSADVLNKVRSMVAGMRWKSKLLDHEDGPHVPEKILISVKEYWVGSEEQNS
- the LOC136492593 gene encoding probable methyltransferase PMT2 isoform X2 — protein: MWAGSNISDHVQVASFGAYLMDRNVLAMSFAPRDSHEAQVQFALERGVPAVIGVLGTIKLPYPSRSFDMAHCSRCLIPWESNGGMYMMEVDRVLRPGGYWILSGPPINWKKYYQSWKRSKQDAEEDQHRIENIAEMLCWDKIYEKDDIAIWQKQGNSYSCHQKDGHASKMCKVQDADDVWYKKMESCVTPPVEAAQLKKFPERLSAIPPRILEGQIPGITEEVYEDDNKLWKKHVNTYKRVNKLIGSSRYRNIMDMNAGLGSFAATLHSPRSWVMNVVPSISERNTLGIIYERGLIGIYHDWCEGFSTYPRTYDLIHGNGIFSLYQNKCDAEDILLEMDRILRPEGAVILRDSADVLNKVRSMVAGMRWKSKLLDHEDGPHVPEKILISVKEYWVGSEEQNS